One genomic segment of Arachis duranensis cultivar V14167 chromosome 4, aradu.V14167.gnm2.J7QH, whole genome shotgun sequence includes these proteins:
- the LOC107483489 gene encoding uncharacterized protein LOC107483489 translates to MAFELSFRRWILTFALFYVCLFWKLGNADYGDDQPGNQIGSGFGGAGVGIGSNAAGAGVGGGGSSGGFGGGGGGGGAGGGGFGDPTQIVSKALLCFNDKYIYTSCEESYRLSEKGDLNVPSEKTDEFCEGPCLTETDLVLSCLDNIFSHFIFYNKATIQDIKQTIQSACGYGPQRGDFNVAEHIQAEGNRGLKGTKTSNVLMGLALILMGPALLL, encoded by the exons ATGGCATTTGAACTTAGTTTTAGACGCTGGATTTTAACTTTTGCTTTGTTTTATGTTTGTCTATTTTGGAAATTAG GAAATGCTGATTATGGTGATGATCAACCTGGGAACCAGATAGGTTCTGGATTTGGTGGTGCTGGAGTTGGAATTGGCAGCAATGCCGCCGGGGCTGGGGTAGGTGGAGGTGGAAGTAGTGGGGGATTTGGCGGTGGTGGAGGTGGAGGAGGAGCTGGGGGTGGTGGATTTGGTGACCCTACTCAAATTGTCTCCAAAGCCTTACTTTGTTTCAATGATAAATAT ATTTATACAAGTTGTGAAGAGTCATATAGATTGAGTGAGAAAGGGGACTTGAACGTACCAAGTGAGAAAACGGATGAGTTTTGTGAAGGGCCATGTTTGACTGAGACTGACTTGGTCCTTAGTTGTCTTGACAACATCTTCAGCCACttcatattttataacaaaGCAACCATACAAGACATCaaacaaacaattcaatctgCCTGTGGCTATGGCCCTCAAAGAg GTGACTTTAATGTTGCTGAGCACATCCAGGCTGAAGGAAACAGAGGTTTGAAGGGTACTAAAACTAGCAATGTTCTAATGGGGCTTGCTTTGATCCTTATGGGGCCTGCTCTGTTACTCTAA